Proteins from a genomic interval of Pseudodesulfovibrio nedwellii:
- the eda gene encoding bifunctional 4-hydroxy-2-oxoglutarate aldolase/2-dehydro-3-deoxy-phosphogluconate aldolase, with protein MQKILKAIQIAGIFPVVEIERLEDAVPVAKALRNGGIAAMEITLRTDVACDAIKAVLEAYPDMLVGAGTVLTPEQVEKVKEAGACYIVTPGFNSRVVYHCVDNDFLIIPGIDSPTGIELALEAGLPAVKFFPAESRGGMKGLASMAAPFKERVKFLPLGGINPDNITSYAKSNSVLAVGGTWIAKQKYIRAGEFEQITRNAKEAMALLHGFELLSAEIGTGADETGSAMLNTLAMAFAPTSIPDFTPLSATGDAPGTLRIACNNIQRAVVWLESNGQKVEAIDTKTNSAWMTDTAGGISIQLIEKQ; from the coding sequence ATGCAAAAAATATTGAAAGCAATTCAAATCGCCGGAATCTTCCCGGTCGTCGAGATCGAACGACTTGAAGACGCTGTACCGGTCGCCAAGGCTCTCAGAAATGGTGGTATTGCCGCCATGGAAATCACGCTCCGTACAGATGTCGCTTGCGATGCGATCAAAGCCGTACTGGAAGCCTATCCTGACATGCTCGTTGGCGCCGGGACAGTTTTGACCCCGGAACAAGTTGAAAAAGTCAAGGAAGCCGGTGCCTGTTACATCGTCACCCCGGGCTTTAACTCCCGCGTTGTATACCACTGTGTTGACAACGACTTCCTGATCATTCCCGGAATTGACAGCCCCACGGGTATTGAGCTGGCACTCGAAGCAGGTCTGCCCGCCGTTAAATTCTTCCCCGCTGAATCCAGAGGTGGCATGAAAGGCTTGGCATCAATGGCAGCACCATTCAAGGAACGCGTTAAATTCCTGCCTTTGGGTGGTATCAACCCCGACAACATCACCAGCTATGCGAAAAGCAATTCCGTTCTGGCAGTAGGTGGTACATGGATCGCCAAACAAAAGTATATCAGGGCTGGTGAATTCGAACAGATCACCCGTAACGCCAAAGAAGCCATGGCCTTACTCCACGGCTTTGAATTGCTGAGTGCTGAAATTGGCACGGGTGCAGACGAAACCGGTTCGGCAATGCTCAATACGCTTGCCATGGCCTTTGCGCCTACAAGTATTCCCGACTTTACACCGCTGTCAGCCACAGGAGATGCCCCCGGCACCCTCCGTATTGCATGCAATAACATTCAACGTGCAGTCGTATGGCTTGAAAGCAACGGACAAAAGGTCGAAGCTATCGACACCAAAACAAATTCCGCGTGGATGACAGATACCGCTGGCGGCATTTCCATCCAACTCATTGAAAAGCAGTAG
- a CDS encoding sugar kinase — MTRYAMFGEIMMRLKAPGYERLFQTPSLEVTMAGAEANVAVGLGRLDEDVSFITALPTNDLGNAVRDELRKHGVDVSKIAHHEGRLGLYFVETGANQRPIKVVYDRADSCIAKVEPTTFDWRKLLADRDWFHITGITPAISETAMRCTLEAMKTAKEMGLTVSCDLNLRAALWQYGFNHVDVYRRMMEYVDVLVGNEGHFDSCLGLSARVAENDIYDNPSAYRPMADEVFEQWPNIKKIAITVRRTQSADHQSTVAILATPDKMWTSPVFEMKNIIDRIGGGDAFTTGFLYALDKTGDSQETIDFAVAAGAMKHSIPGDFLRATKEEIQALADGAAGRDQR, encoded by the coding sequence ATGACACGGTATGCCATGTTTGGTGAAATCATGATGCGGCTCAAGGCCCCCGGCTATGAAAGACTCTTTCAGACACCGTCACTTGAAGTAACCATGGCCGGAGCCGAAGCCAACGTTGCAGTCGGCCTCGGAAGACTGGATGAAGATGTTTCCTTCATCACCGCACTTCCGACAAATGACCTCGGAAACGCCGTGCGTGACGAATTGCGGAAACACGGCGTGGATGTTTCAAAAATTGCCCACCACGAAGGTCGTCTCGGATTGTACTTTGTTGAAACCGGTGCCAACCAGCGCCCTATCAAGGTAGTCTATGATCGAGCTGACTCCTGCATTGCCAAAGTCGAGCCAACAACTTTCGACTGGCGCAAGTTGTTGGCTGATCGGGACTGGTTCCACATCACCGGCATCACACCCGCTATTTCAGAGACAGCCATGCGTTGCACCCTTGAGGCTATGAAAACAGCCAAAGAAATGGGGCTGACGGTTTCATGTGACCTGAATCTTCGTGCAGCACTCTGGCAATACGGCTTCAATCATGTAGACGTATACCGGCGCATGATGGAATATGTGGACGTGCTGGTCGGCAACGAAGGCCACTTCGATTCCTGCCTCGGCCTGTCTGCTCGGGTTGCCGAAAACGATATCTACGACAACCCGTCTGCATATCGCCCGATGGCCGATGAAGTGTTCGAACAATGGCCTAACATCAAAAAAATCGCCATCACGGTTCGCCGGACACAATCCGCTGATCACCAGTCCACTGTCGCCATACTCGCGACACCGGACAAAATGTGGACTTCCCCAGTCTTTGAAATGAAAAATATTATCGACCGTATCGGTGGCGGAGACGCCTTCACCACAGGCTTCCTGTATGCACTCGACAAGACTGGCGACTCTCAGGAAACCATTGATTTCGCGGTTGCGGCCGGAGCCATGAAGCACTCCATTCCCGGCGACTTCCTCCGCGCGACAAAAGAAGAAATACAGGCCCTTGCCGATGGCGCAGCGGGTCGTGACCAACGATAA
- a CDS encoding pyridoxal phosphate-dependent aminotransferase: MKTLCESLNKMPRSGIRVIMDLAMGMEDVIHMELGEPGFQTPDHIKEAACKAIHDGFTKYTANNGLLSLREAALNKITRDGAEIGIDQIGIAPGSVFALAQAMMAVTNPGDEVLLSDPGWPNYYMQTIAMERTPVFYPLREENGFEPLIEDLEPLITPRTRVMLINTPSNPTGGVYSKETVEKLVEFAKKHDIYIISDEVYDKIIFDGEHHSPLNIDPNGNVISIYGVSKAYAMTGWRVGYYSAPSEVAPQMNKILEPYVSCASAVSQKAAEAALNGPQDCIGTMVEAYRERRDLVLDKLSAEGFEFSRPKGAFYLMANVSKAGMDSYTFAKELLKETGVATAPGLTFGQDSDKFIRFSFCADTEQIREGINRFCSFYKSRV; encoded by the coding sequence ATGAAGACTCTCTGCGAATCCCTGAACAAGATGCCCCGTTCCGGAATCCGTGTCATCATGGATCTGGCCATGGGAATGGAAGACGTCATCCACATGGAACTCGGCGAGCCCGGCTTTCAGACCCCGGACCACATCAAAGAAGCCGCCTGCAAGGCGATCCATGACGGTTTCACCAAGTACACTGCCAACAACGGGCTGCTCTCACTGCGAGAGGCTGCTCTCAATAAAATCACCAGAGACGGTGCTGAAATCGGTATTGACCAGATCGGCATTGCCCCCGGTTCAGTGTTCGCTCTGGCTCAGGCCATGATGGCCGTCACGAACCCCGGCGATGAAGTTTTGCTGTCCGATCCAGGCTGGCCGAACTATTACATGCAGACCATCGCCATGGAGCGCACCCCAGTATTCTACCCCCTGCGTGAAGAAAACGGATTCGAGCCGCTCATCGAAGATCTGGAACCGCTGATCACACCCCGCACTCGGGTCATGCTCATTAATACTCCGTCAAATCCCACCGGCGGCGTGTACTCCAAGGAAACCGTTGAAAAATTAGTTGAATTCGCCAAAAAGCATGACATTTACATCATTTCTGACGAAGTCTACGATAAAATCATATTCGACGGCGAGCATCACTCCCCGCTAAATATCGACCCCAACGGCAATGTGATCTCCATCTACGGCGTGTCCAAAGCATATGCCATGACAGGCTGGCGCGTTGGTTACTACAGCGCTCCATCAGAAGTTGCTCCGCAGATGAACAAAATCCTTGAGCCTTACGTTTCTTGTGCTTCCGCAGTCTCACAAAAAGCTGCAGAAGCCGCATTGAATGGACCGCAGGATTGTATCGGCACAATGGTCGAAGCTTACCGCGAACGTCGGGACCTCGTCCTCGACAAGTTGTCCGCAGAAGGCTTTGAGTTCTCCCGTCCCAAGGGAGCATTCTACCTCATGGCCAACGTATCCAAGGCAGGAATGGATTCCTACACATTCGCAAAGGAACTGCTCAAGGAAACAGGCGTTGCCACCGCACCCGGCCTGACCTTCGGCCAAGATTCCGACAAATTCATCCGCTTCTCCTTCTGCGCTGACACCGAGCAAATCAGAGAAGGCATCAATCGCTTCTGCTCTTTCTACAAAAGCAGAGTTTAA
- a CDS encoding VCBS domain-containing protein, whose translation MVLIYTLNEDLADSLEEGEDYDEVFNYTIEDPSGSVSNQASLTITVHGSNDAPTAVADTNVQAVEHGDSDGPFPYIDTEQTGLSDGEEEYHPYSEGPYNASGNVLENDSDVDDNDMVNEPGEESGLFVMGVYSEHPSDNIDDQLDYDASLVNGGLEGAVEPSQASFTVQGHYGSLTINNDGSYTYTLDNDGENADLEALNYDNSGTDSFTYAIMDDSGALSYANLTFTVNGANDAPEAFSDANSIREFGHIFEDAEYIGTVAGNVITDVNADGKVDSDADDAQIFVETISHGDNTQAVYDYDGTSEYVDIDGDYGTLRVWENGEYEYTLDNENDAVNALDDDGILTETFSYVTTNDWQDGVSSDPADLTITINGTNDAPIAVNDVNTASEAVDDAVLVPATGNVLTDAVTGDSDVDTGDVLHIAGIQYGTEFVNSFDAEGNLVIVGTYGTLKIDADGNYTYEADQDAANELAAGSDPVDDVFTYSVTDGDATSTATLTISVSGVNDSAIISVVEGEVNDEGVATASVNEVDDNANTLEDLPDGAQYQSGSDVVEPDVGNLTTQGSLEVSDPDVHEVNPDPSVPGNTNPDIEDTFQPLTDAPGSNGYGSFTINADGDWTYTASNEQAAIQQLGDGESLTDSVTVTSYDGTATQVITVTINGTNDAPVITNVSAPVEDFEDGADGWLVNGGDVPVTETDGPLTDYLGRLGGNDTLTKTFAVADGADTMTIEFDLYEIDSWDNENFSMSVNGDTAEINLGHNDALNGTILSWRGIDGEITDGTFTGPNGVTFTVTPMTGDAENLEPGDTWQWGTDQIHHVTITIPNPDGQVDLEFSADLDSHLNDESFGIDNLAVSSVDADGNPIFTVVENATGSVAVAELASSDMEGQDVHYVINKIEISDTEYVELGADGQYYDQDGNPVDSADLLFAIDGNQVVTADGATFDYEANNQYTVSVSPVDSQGGVGQSVDINVQIGNVNEAPSGEDFTMTVGLDGGSVDFLGADGSEGGIGDNADHVSDPEDDADALDVMITELPTGGKLMYNGQEVTEDDLASDADGDGVIDGNGTQFDLNGLTYVPDSDGIDGVLLGSRLAGDATLDNWGESDGLNRVMDLGDGVSVTTSVTSDGVAAELQQFHGQENHIGFGIADATGNGGNDKGLNAGPDRPGSDELTVSFNGATVSYAEIGFDGLGGHFDPDGNNYQNATAEWTAYLNGEEVNSGSVSSDGDLFNSITVSGFEFDTIVFSTVSDADGSNWELRYIDAEFTDTDSFDYIPVDSGQPGNDGALVDPDGASTVTINIQPDGPVNQEVEAADDFLTINEDDTTATGLNVGDNDIDLDNTLGELEFSLDNPADAPEGLTFNDDGSYTFDPSSYQSLAAGEVYGDGPIKVDYTVFDGETHSKASLYITITGSNDAPTLDLSAGTVTFEGHTAGYHNMIGVYEMVDGKPVNPEIIMEDVQDANVGDVLTTFGDGQDLHYFLVDVEYGSTPTGTPEFVWDATNNEWDISFDGGATTQNVHFDDATLNPNDSEATFGDSLNNNNDIEVDDQQSSVDDDDFDDVLANENPGAAGADHGATFTEGDAPLSVAGAVDISDVDSDTITKVEITYTPEEHDALDVDLGSFVDEGTVTNPDGSVTWTISGDASKADYEELLQSLTFENDSEALQDGTREITIRVNDGEDWSNPAQSTITVIGVDDPTSITDHTDGAVHEDAPADLDGNGFLVESGSVTFSDADGDGAMSTTHIDAVDANGNVLSTANVGTLTINDAGVWEYKIDNSLPEVQNQDSGESFDEYFRVYTEDGNDFTDIKVTVNGEDDNRVPNAVNDLAGGVDTSVTEGGISTSTNPSDYMLIVDTSGSLSHTAMAQTQTALTNMLQTLQGSLADGVTSKVSIINFWHETDVDTFTLTGGDSTAYDAAVAFIGTFAPGGGTDYTAAFQAATALLGPDPDPTQVIFLSDGEPTEGGDGWKNLITPIQENSDVNLIAVGVNMPAQYEGNMDLIDEGNDASMLDGNGLNGLLQDVLSQTTIPATTAEGNVLTNDSDPDGDALSVISITNDTETVDLVDNTNDGVDNPSATIVGTYGTLTINGDGSYEYTPDQAAANALGQDESETESFTYTISDGNGGEDSATVSFEVNGANDAPVAIDDSYHGINVTPGIDGDAPTYRDAFLNDFSEMPDGAVSVGNDGIQIRVAGSNMELVAVNGGLGIDSSYTETYQEWVSDGWFSGHYETRTRIIEDNDNQMDGADVNERVYIDVQDSAGSDSLNIRFGNIDSNDDARIRIVYTDGSTETVGSWNKVDLGNLSHDTLTVHAPNGWAISGVYVKASDNYDNFTIQSVSIPNAIMTDPGTADIPAAIDLGLADGGVITGDVLANDFDVDTGDTLSVIDVNGDDVSASGQTTIHGTYGDLTIEADGSYDYTLHDGWQDLDHTVTETFEYTVSDSHGAVDVANLEIPIHVNANVVTDATADTATGEFVMNGTTGEDLIYIADDATMVNLTDGGDDTIIVDPDYIGTAGGDITVSGFGDGDELVLNDMGDMFISIDHSGNDTVLTINEGAGDVNPGDDYTITLTDYSLHGVDQMDLPTGHMDISSDHESLNSLIQTIIDSPDKN comes from the coding sequence ATGGTTCTTATATATACATTAAATGAAGACTTGGCTGATAGCCTTGAAGAAGGCGAAGATTACGACGAGGTTTTCAATTATACTATCGAAGATCCTTCCGGTTCGGTGAGCAATCAGGCCAGTTTGACCATTACGGTTCATGGTTCTAACGATGCGCCGACGGCCGTGGCTGATACAAACGTGCAGGCTGTTGAGCATGGAGATTCTGACGGACCTTTCCCATACATTGATACTGAACAAACAGGACTTTCCGACGGAGAAGAAGAGTATCATCCCTATTCCGAAGGACCGTATAATGCTTCCGGCAACGTTTTGGAAAACGATTCGGACGTTGATGACAACGACATGGTCAATGAGCCCGGTGAAGAATCCGGTCTTTTCGTCATGGGTGTTTATTCAGAACATCCTTCGGATAACATCGACGATCAGCTTGATTATGATGCCTCGCTCGTGAACGGTGGTTTAGAGGGAGCGGTTGAACCTTCACAGGCTTCATTCACCGTTCAAGGTCACTACGGTTCTTTGACCATCAATAATGATGGTTCATATACGTATACATTGGATAATGATGGTGAGAATGCTGATCTTGAGGCATTGAATTATGATAATTCCGGTACGGATTCCTTTACATACGCGATTATGGATGACTCCGGTGCCCTGAGTTATGCCAACCTCACCTTTACAGTGAACGGTGCCAACGATGCTCCCGAGGCGTTTTCTGATGCGAATTCAATTCGTGAATTCGGGCATATCTTCGAAGATGCCGAATACATTGGTACTGTGGCTGGAAATGTCATTACTGATGTGAATGCTGATGGCAAAGTGGATTCTGATGCAGATGATGCACAGATTTTTGTTGAGACTATCAGCCACGGTGACAACACTCAGGCTGTTTATGACTATGACGGTACCAGCGAATATGTCGATATTGACGGCGATTACGGTACATTGAGGGTCTGGGAAAACGGCGAGTACGAATATACTCTTGATAATGAAAATGACGCGGTAAATGCTCTTGATGACGACGGCATTCTCACCGAGACTTTTTCTTACGTTACCACGAATGATTGGCAGGATGGCGTTAGCAGCGATCCAGCTGATTTGACTATTACTATTAATGGTACCAACGATGCTCCGATCGCAGTGAACGATGTGAATACTGCCTCTGAGGCCGTTGATGATGCCGTTTTGGTCCCAGCTACCGGCAATGTCCTTACAGACGCTGTGACTGGTGATTCTGATGTTGACACTGGCGACGTCTTGCATATCGCTGGAATCCAATACGGTACCGAGTTTGTTAACTCCTTTGATGCAGAAGGTAATCTCGTCATTGTCGGAACCTACGGTACTCTGAAGATTGATGCTGACGGTAATTACACCTATGAAGCGGATCAAGATGCAGCCAATGAGTTGGCCGCTGGCAGTGACCCGGTTGACGATGTCTTTACGTACAGCGTGACCGATGGTGACGCCACGAGTACCGCCACATTGACTATATCAGTCTCAGGCGTAAATGATTCCGCGATCATCTCTGTTGTTGAGGGCGAGGTGAATGATGAAGGTGTGGCTACCGCTTCTGTCAATGAGGTAGATGACAACGCGAATACTCTCGAAGATTTGCCTGATGGTGCTCAGTACCAGTCTGGTAGTGATGTCGTCGAACCTGATGTCGGAAATCTGACCACCCAGGGCTCTCTTGAAGTGAGTGATCCTGATGTTCATGAAGTCAATCCTGATCCTTCAGTTCCGGGCAACACCAATCCTGATATTGAAGATACTTTCCAACCCTTGACCGACGCACCGGGCAGCAACGGGTACGGTTCTTTTACCATCAATGCCGATGGCGATTGGACATATACTGCCAGCAATGAACAGGCAGCGATCCAACAGCTTGGTGATGGCGAAAGCTTGACGGATTCCGTAACGGTTACTTCTTACGACGGCACGGCAACGCAGGTCATTACCGTAACGATTAACGGCACCAACGATGCTCCGGTTATCACGAATGTCTCCGCTCCGGTGGAAGATTTTGAGGACGGCGCTGATGGCTGGCTGGTCAACGGAGGCGATGTCCCTGTCACTGAAACTGATGGTCCGCTGACCGATTACCTTGGTCGCCTCGGTGGTAATGATACACTGACTAAGACTTTTGCGGTTGCCGATGGCGCCGACACCATGACCATAGAGTTTGATCTCTACGAAATTGACTCTTGGGATAACGAAAACTTTAGTATGTCCGTCAACGGCGATACCGCTGAAATTAATTTGGGACATAATGATGCTTTGAACGGGACCATTTTGTCTTGGCGCGGAATCGACGGTGAGATTACAGATGGTACATTCACCGGTCCCAATGGTGTGACCTTTACGGTTACACCGATGACCGGCGATGCTGAAAATCTGGAGCCTGGCGATACTTGGCAGTGGGGTACTGATCAGATTCACCATGTGACCATCACTATCCCGAACCCGGATGGTCAGGTTGATCTTGAATTCTCCGCCGACTTGGATAGCCATCTCAACGATGAATCCTTTGGTATTGACAACTTGGCTGTCAGCTCGGTTGATGCTGATGGCAATCCGATTTTCACGGTTGTTGAAAACGCGACAGGTTCCGTTGCTGTTGCAGAACTGGCCTCCAGCGACATGGAAGGGCAGGATGTGCATTACGTCATCAACAAGATCGAGATTTCGGATACCGAATATGTCGAGCTTGGTGCTGACGGCCAATATTATGATCAAGATGGCAACCCGGTTGATAGCGCCGACCTCTTGTTCGCTATCGATGGAAATCAGGTTGTGACCGCAGACGGTGCGACCTTCGATTACGAAGCAAACAACCAGTACACAGTCTCCGTGTCCCCAGTGGACTCGCAGGGCGGTGTTGGTCAGTCTGTTGATATCAATGTCCAGATTGGCAATGTGAATGAAGCCCCGAGCGGCGAAGACTTTACCATGACCGTCGGTCTTGACGGTGGCTCGGTAGACTTCCTCGGCGCTGATGGATCAGAAGGTGGCATTGGTGACAACGCCGATCATGTTTCTGATCCAGAAGACGATGCTGATGCTCTTGACGTTATGATCACCGAGCTGCCCACGGGCGGCAAGTTGATGTACAACGGTCAGGAAGTGACTGAAGACGATTTGGCAAGCGATGCTGATGGCGACGGTGTTATCGACGGCAACGGCACTCAGTTTGATCTGAATGGTTTGACCTATGTTCCTGACTCCGACGGCATTGACGGTGTGCTCCTTGGTTCTCGTCTTGCAGGTGATGCGACTCTTGATAACTGGGGTGAATCCGATGGCCTGAACCGCGTTATGGACCTTGGCGATGGTGTTTCCGTAACCACCAGCGTGACCAGCGATGGAGTAGCCGCAGAACTCCAACAGTTCCATGGACAGGAAAATCACATAGGATTTGGTATTGCTGATGCCACTGGTAACGGTGGTAACGACAAGGGCCTCAATGCTGGGCCAGATAGACCCGGTAGTGACGAACTGACCGTGAGTTTTAATGGCGCAACCGTTTCATACGCAGAAATCGGCTTCGATGGCTTGGGTGGGCATTTTGATCCTGATGGCAATAATTATCAGAATGCGACCGCTGAGTGGACCGCATACCTAAACGGTGAAGAGGTTAATTCCGGCTCTGTTAGCAGCGACGGAGACTTGTTCAATTCCATCACGGTTTCTGGTTTTGAATTCGATACAATAGTTTTCAGCACCGTTTCCGATGCGGATGGTTCTAACTGGGAACTTCGCTACATCGATGCAGAGTTCACTGATACTGATTCCTTTGATTACATTCCTGTTGATTCCGGTCAGCCTGGTAACGACGGCGCATTGGTTGATCCTGATGGAGCCTCCACTGTTACCATCAACATTCAGCCTGACGGCCCTGTGAATCAGGAAGTCGAAGCGGCAGATGATTTCTTGACCATTAATGAAGACGATACAACGGCGACCGGTCTGAACGTCGGCGACAATGATATCGATCTTGATAATACACTTGGTGAACTTGAGTTCTCTCTCGACAACCCGGCCGATGCACCCGAAGGTCTGACCTTCAACGACGATGGTTCCTACACTTTTGACCCGTCCTCCTACCAGTCTTTGGCAGCAGGCGAAGTCTATGGTGACGGCCCCATTAAGGTCGATTACACGGTATTTGACGGAGAGACTCATTCTAAGGCTTCTCTGTACATTACCATTACCGGCTCTAATGACGCTCCTACCCTCGACCTCTCAGCTGGTACAGTGACTTTCGAAGGTCATACCGCCGGCTACCATAACATGATTGGTGTTTACGAGATGGTTGACGGTAAGCCCGTGAATCCTGAAATCATTATGGAAGACGTACAGGATGCAAATGTTGGCGATGTCCTCACCACATTTGGTGACGGTCAGGATCTGCATTACTTCCTGGTTGATGTCGAATATGGTTCCACTCCTACCGGAACCCCTGAATTCGTGTGGGATGCAACCAACAATGAGTGGGATATCTCCTTTGATGGTGGCGCCACGACTCAGAACGTTCATTTTGACGATGCAACGTTGAATCCGAATGATTCCGAAGCTACCTTTGGCGATAGTCTTAATAATAACAATGATATCGAAGTTGATGATCAACAGAGTTCTGTTGATGATGACGATTTTGATGACGTCCTTGCCAATGAAAATCCTGGCGCGGCTGGTGCGGATCATGGCGCGACCTTTACTGAAGGTGATGCACCTCTCTCTGTTGCCGGTGCCGTGGATATCTCGGATGTCGATTCCGATACAATCACCAAGGTTGAAATTACTTATACACCAGAAGAGCATGATGCTTTGGATGTTGATCTCGGTTCCTTTGTCGATGAAGGGACTGTTACTAATCCTGATGGCAGCGTGACTTGGACTATCTCCGGCGATGCTTCCAAGGCTGATTACGAAGAATTGCTGCAAAGCCTGACCTTTGAAAATGACTCAGAGGCATTACAGGACGGTACGCGTGAAATAACCATTCGTGTGAATGACGGCGAAGATTGGAGTAATCCGGCTCAATCCACCATTACGGTGATTGGCGTAGATGATCCGACCAGCATTACCGATCACACCGATGGAGCCGTTCATGAAGATGCTCCTGCTGACTTGGATGGAAATGGTTTCTTGGTTGAGTCCGGCAGTGTCACTTTCTCCGACGCTGACGGCGACGGTGCCATGAGCACCACACATATTGATGCAGTGGATGCAAACGGTAACGTATTGTCGACTGCAAACGTTGGAACATTGACCATTAATGATGCCGGAGTGTGGGAATACAAGATTGATAACTCCCTGCCTGAAGTTCAGAATCAGGATAGTGGTGAGAGTTTTGACGAGTACTTCCGTGTCTACACCGAGGACGGTAACGATTTTACGGATATCAAGGTCACCGTTAACGGTGAAGACGACAATAGAGTCCCCAACGCTGTAAACGATTTGGCTGGTGGAGTAGACACTTCAGTAACTGAAGGCGGAATCAGTACTTCAACCAACCCGTCTGACTACATGCTTATCGTGGATACATCTGGGTCCTTGAGCCATACAGCAATGGCTCAGACGCAGACAGCTCTTACTAATATGCTTCAGACTTTGCAGGGGAGCTTGGCTGATGGTGTTACATCCAAGGTGAGCATCATCAATTTCTGGCATGAGACGGATGTCGATACCTTCACCCTTACTGGTGGAGACTCAACGGCTTATGATGCCGCGGTTGCCTTTATTGGAACGTTTGCCCCTGGTGGCGGCACTGACTATACGGCAGCATTCCAGGCCGCTACGGCATTACTTGGTCCGGATCCTGATCCTACTCAAGTTATTTTCTTGTCTGATGGCGAACCTACGGAAGGCGGAGATGGTTGGAAGAATCTGATTACTCCCATTCAGGAGAATTCAGATGTCAATCTCATTGCCGTTGGTGTCAACATGCCTGCTCAGTACGAAGGGAATATGGACCTTATCGATGAAGGAAATGACGCTTCCATGCTGGATGGTAACGGTTTAAATGGTCTGCTTCAGGACGTTTTGTCCCAGACGACCATTCCGGCCACGACCGCTGAAGGCAACGTGTTGACCAATGACTCCGATCCCGATGGCGATGCTTTGAGTGTCATTTCCATCACTAATGATACAGAGACAGTAGACCTCGTAGACAACACTAATGACGGTGTAGACAATCCGTCTGCAACCATTGTTGGTACTTACGGTACATTGACCATTAACGGTGATGGCTCTTACGAGTACACACCGGATCAGGCTGCCGCAAATGCTTTGGGCCAAGACGAATCCGAAACCGAGTCCTTCACCTACACCATTTCTGATGGCAACGGGGGAGAAGATTCGGCAACGGTTAGTTTTGAAGTTAATGGTGCCAACGATGCGCCAGTGGCAATTGATGATAGTTATCACGGTATCAATGTTACCCCTGGTATTGATGGAGATGCTCCCACCTACAGGGACGCTTTTTTGAACGATTTCAGCGAAATGCCGGACGGGGCTGTCTCTGTTGGTAATGATGGAATTCAAATTAGAGTTGCCGGTTCCAACATGGAATTAGTAGCAGTCAATGGAGGCCTTGGAATTGATTCAAGTTACACAGAGACTTATCAGGAGTGGGTCTCGGATGGCTGGTTTAGTGGGCATTATGAAACCAGAACTCGGATTATAGAAGACAATGATAATCAGATGGATGGTGCAGACGTTAATGAACGTGTTTACATTGATGTTCAAGATTCTGCAGGTTCAGATTCGTTGAATATTCGTTTTGGGAACATTGACAGTAACGACGATGCTAGAATTAGAATTGTTTATACTGATGGTTCGACTGAAACCGTTGGTTCATGGAATAAGGTAGACCTCGGAAATCTCTCTCATGATACTCTGACAGTGCATGCACCGAACGGATGGGCTATTAGTGGCGTTTACGTAAAGGCTTCTGACAACTATGACAACTTCACTATTCAGTCTGTATCAATTCCAAATGCTATTATGACTGATCCTGGCACTGCGGATATCCCAGCTGCTATTGATCTTGGTCTTGCTGACGGAGGAGTTATAACCGGCGATGTCCTCGCCAACGACTTCGATGTCGATACCGGTGATACCCTGAGTGTTATTGACGTTAACGGTGACGATGTCAGTGCATCCGGTCAGACTACTATTCATGGTACTTACGGTGATCTGACAATTGAAGCTGATGGTTCGTATGATTATACGCTCCATGATGGTTGGCAGGACCTTGACCACACGGTTACCGAGACCTTCGAGTACACGGTGTCTGACAGTCATGGTGCGGTTGATGTGGCGAATCTTGAGATTCCGATTCACGTCAACGCCAATGTTGTCACCGATGCGACGGCCGACACCGCGACGGGTGAATTCGTCATGAACGGAACGACTGGTGAAGACCTCATTTACATCGCGGATGACGCCACTATGGTGAACCTGACAGATGGCGGCGATGATACCATTATTGTTGATCCTGATTACATCGGTACTGCCGGTGGCGACATCACGGTATCCGGTTTCGGTGACGGCGACGAATTGGTCCTGAATGATATGGGCGACATGTTCATCTCCATCGACCACTCTGGGAATGACACGGTTTTGACTATCAATGAAGGGGCTGGCGATGTGAATCCTGGTGATGATTATACCATCACTTTGACGGACTACTCACTCCACGGCGTCGATCAAATGGATTTGCCGACTGGTCACATGGACATCTCCAGCGACCACGAGTCCTTGAATTCCTTGATTCAGACCATCATTGATTCACCTGACAAGAATTAA